Below is a genomic region from Mesorhizobium sp..
AGAAGGCCGCATCGGCGGCGTCACTCTTGCCAACCGAATCGTCGTGTCCCCGATGTGCCAGTACAGCGCCGTCGACGGCGGCGCCAAGACCTGGCACCTCGTCCACCTCGGCTCGATGATGCTGTCGGGCGCGGGGCTCGTGATCGTCGAGGCGACCGCCGTGGAGCCGGTCGGCCTCGGCACCCATGGCGATCTCGGTCTGTGGAGCGATGCACAGGAGCAATCCCTTGCGAGCCTGGTGCGCGACCTGCGCAAGCTGTCGCCGGCGAAGCTCGGCATCCAGCTTGGCCATTGCGGTCGCAAGGCCGCGACGCGGACGATCCCCGAACGCTGGCGCGGCGAGCCGCTGCCGGCGGAGGAGGGCGCCTGGCAGCCGGTCGCTCCTTCCGCGATCGCCTATGACGAAGGATGGCAGGTGCCGGATGCGCTGGACGAGGCCGGTATCCTGCGGATCGTCCAGGCCTTCGCCGACAGTGCCCGTCGCGCCCTGCGGGCCGGGTTCGACCTTCTCGAGATCCACGGCGCACATGGCTATCTGATCCATTCTTTTCTCTCCCCGATCACCAATCGCCGGACGGACCGCTGGGGCGGCTCGGCCACCAACCGCGCCCGCTTCGCGGTGGAGATCGTCCGCGCAGTGCGCGCCGTGTGGCCGCGCGAACGTGCGCTGGGCTTCCGCTTCAACTCGACGGATTGGACGCCGGAAGGCTCTACGCTCGACGAGGCGGTGGCGCTCGCCCGCCTGCTGGAAGCCGAAGGGCTGGACTATGCCGTCATGTCCTCGGGAAACATCCGCCCGGGCATCGCCATCCCGCCCGCCACGCCCGGCCACCAGGTCCCGTTCGCCCGCGCCGTGAAGGAGGCCACCGGTCTCGCGACCATGGCGGTCGGCATGATCCTCCATGCGCGGCAGGCGGAGGAGGTCGTACATTCGGGGGCTGCCGATTTCGTGGCGCTGGCGCGGCCGATGCTCGACAATCCGCGCTGGGGCCTGCATGCGGCAGCCGAACTCGGGGCAGACGTGCCGTACCCGCCCCAGTATCTGCGGGCGCGGCCGAACAACTGGCTGGGCTTCGCGCTCATGCATCCGCAGGCAAATCCCCCGCGCTCGACGCTGCAGCTCGACCGTCCGAAAAGCGTCTCGGCCTGGGACCGGCCGGCGGAGGTCGGCCGGGCAGGCTGAGCCCCTACGTGCCGATGTCCTCGTCCGCGCGTCTCTTGTGGGCGGCGAGGGCCATAAGTCGCCGGTCCCGCCAGACCTGGCGTTCGCCGAGCAACGCCTCCGGCACTCTTTCGCGCCGCGCTGCCTCGATCGTCTCCAGCACCGGCCCCGCCCAGTCGACGCGCCGCTGCATCTGTCCGAACAGGTTCTCGTAGATGCCCTGGTAACGCTCGACATAGTCGCGTACGCCGCCCGGCGCATTGAGGTCGATCGTCTCGAACGGCCCCATGAAAGACCAGCGCAGCGCTAGGCCGTCGCGGATGCCGATGTCGACGTCTTCGATGCCGGCATAGCCGTCGGCGACCAGGCGGAACGCCTCTTCGAGCAGCGCCCCCTGCAGCCGGTTCATGATGAAACCGTCCAGCTCCCGCTTCATCACGAGCGGCGCGTGCCCCGCCTCGACCAGAAGAGCACGGGTGCGCTCGACCGTCTCGGCCGATGTCCAGGGCGCCGGCACCACCTCTGCCGCGGGGATCAGGTAGGGCGGATTGAGCGGATGCACGACGAGGCAGCGGTGCCTGCCGGCCAGATGTTCCGTGAACGAGGAGGGCAGCAGCGCCGAGCTGGAGCTGGCGACGACCGCCTCCGTGTCGGCCAAGCCGTCGATCCGCGCGAACACGGCGCGTTTGACGTCGAGCTTCTCCGGCGTGTTTTCCTGCACATGGCCGGCGCCGTCGAGCGTCTCCGCCAGGTCTGTCGCGGTCGAGATCCGCGCAAGCACCTGGTCAGGCGTCTGCCCGCGTAGAAGATCGTTGGCCTGGAGATCGCCGAGTACCCCGGCGATATAGTCCCGCGCCCCCTCGCTCGCAGCGGGAACCTCGTCCCACATGACGACCTGGTGGCCGGCGCGGGCGAAGCTGATCGCCCAGGCGCGCCCGATGAAGCCACTGCCGACGATGGCGACCTTCATGCCTGCCTCCCATGCCGCTCCGGCCGGCGCCGTCACGCCGCTGCAGTTTCCGCTTCGCGGTCGAAGACGAAATTCGCGGCGCGGTCCTGCGCGGCGGCGGCGCACAGCTCACGATACTTCTGGAAGCCGCCGATGAACATGGTCAGGCCCTGAGGCTTGCCCTTGACGTTGGCGCCGACCCACCAGGTGTTGGCTTTGCGGATGAGCGACTTTTCCGCCAGCGCCAGCACCAACTTCATCCATGCCTCCTCGGCCTGCGCTTTTGGTTCGACTGCGGCCAACCCGTTCGCGTCCATGTAGGAGATCATGTCGGCGATCCAGTCGACGTCGTGCTCGGCGATGGTGATGAGGTTGGCGAGCGCGGCCGGCCCATTCGGCCCGCTTGGCGCGAAGAGGTTCGGAAAGCCTTCCAGCATGAAGCCGAGATAGGAGCGCGGCCCATCCTTCCACTTGTCCTTCAGCGTGCGGCCATTTCGGCCCACCACGTCGAAGGCGAGCAGGGCGCCGGTCAGCGCATCGTAGCCGGTGGCGAAGATCAGCATGTCCAGCTCGATTTCGCCGCTCTCGGTGCGGATGCCCTTCTCGGTGATCTCGACGATCGGGTCGGCCGTGACGTCGACCAGATGCACGTTGGGCCGGTTGTAGGTCTCGTAATATTCGGTGTCGAGACAAGGCCGGCGGGCGAAGATCGGATATCCGCGCGGCTTCAGCGCCTCGGCGGTCTTGGGATCGGCGACGATCTCGCCGATCTTCTCGCGCACGAAATCGGCGACCTGGTCGTTGGCCTCCTGGTTGACCAGCAGGTCGGAGAAGGAGCCGAGGAAGGTGTGGCCGCCATTGATCCAGGCCTGTTCCATCACCTCCCGGCGCTGCGACGGCGGCAGGCTGAAGTAGGGGCGCGTGGTGGCCGGCCGGGCGCCGCCGGTCGGGTTGTTGCGCATCGCCTCGCGCATGGCTCGGTAGTGCCGCTTCATCTCGGCGATATAGTCCGCTTCGAGCGTGTGGTTGCGCATCGGCAGCGTGAAGCTCGGCGTGCGCTGGAAGACGAAGAGTTCGCCCGCCTCGCGTCCGAGCGTCTGGATGATCTGGATACCGGTCGAGCCGGTGCCGATGACGCCGACGCGCTTGCCGGCGAAGTCGACCTTTTCCTGGGGCCATTTCTGCGCCCGCAGCAATCTGCCCTTGAAGCGCTCGATGCCGGGAATATCGGGGTCTTTCGGCACCGACAACGGCCCCGTCGTCATGATGCAGTAGGGCGCTTCGAGCGTGTCGCCGCGGTCGGTCGTGGCGCGCCAGACCTTCCTCGCCTCGTCCCAGATGGCGCTGGTGACGCGGGTGTTGAAATGGTAGTGCCGGCGCAGGTCGAGCCTGTCGGCGACGAAGTTCGCATAGGCGAGGATCTCCGGCTGGCCGGCGAACTGCTCGCTCCAGGTCCATTCCTGCTCGATCTCCTCCGAGAAGCCGTAGCTGTAATCGACGCTCATCAGGTCGCAGCGCGCGCCTGGATAGCGGTTCCAGTACCAGACGCCGCCGACGTCGCCGCCGGCTTCGATGCCGACGACGGTCTTGCCCATCTCGCGGAAGCGGTAAGTGGCATACATGCCGCCGAACCCGGCGCCCACGACGATGACGTCGACCCGGCACGCGCCGGAGCCCTTTGCAGCCTGATTGTCCTGATCCATGAAAATTCCTCCGGATTGGGAGGCCGCCACGATCCGCTTCCCGAGTGGCGGCAAGCCGCTGCTCGTATCCCGCCCAATCGCCGACACGTCTCCGCTCTGCCGATCCGGCGGTGCCGGATGGCTGCGCGAAGCGCCGGAACTGGGCTGGTCCTCCCGGGAATGGTCTTGCGACCACCTTTTCCAAAGCATCGGAGGGCCGCGCCGCCAAGTCAACGGCATCGCGAATGCGAAGGGAAGTTTCACAGGTGTGAAACATTTTGAGGCGATTTCGACGCCGAAGGAACCACGACGCAAGGCCGCGGCCAACCCTTCGCCGTCGTTCAGCCGCTCCTCGTGACGAACTCGTTTGGCGCGACGCCATACAGGACCGGCTACACCGCCACGCTTCCGGCACTTTCGCCTTGCATCCCGATCTGGCAGAACCGGGTGCTGTTCGAGCGGTGGGAGGCAAGTCGTGTCGGCTGACAATTTGCGGCGGGAAGAATTCGCGGTGGACCTTGCCCGCCGGGCCGGCGAACTGGGCATGACCTATTTCCGCGACAGGGATTCTCTCACCATCGAGAGCAAGGGGCACCAGGATCTGGTCTCGGAAGCCGATCGAAACGTCGAAACCTTCGTGCGCAAGGCGATTCTGGAAGCCTATCCGGAAGACGGCATCGTCGGGGAGGAACATGCGCCGACGAAAGGCGGATCGGGCTTTGACTGGGTGATCGACCCGATCGACGGCACCGCAAACTTCGTGCGTGGCATCCCGGCATGGACGGTCGTGATCGCCGGCGTGCGCCATGGAACCTGCGACGTCGCGGTGATCCACGAGCCTTGCACCGGCGAGACCTTCCACGCCCGGCGCGGCGGCGGGGCGTTCCTGAACGGCAGGGCGATGCGCGCGAGTTCGACCTCCAGCCTCGGCGAAGGCTCGGTCGGCACCGGATTTTCCAACCGTCGCGAGGCGCGCAACATCGTTCCGTTCATCGAGAGCCTGGTCGCACGCGGCGGCGTCTTCTACCGCAACGCCTCGGGCGCGCTGATGCTGGCCTATGTCGCTTCGGGCCGGCTGCTCGGCTATGTCGAGGAGCACATGAATGCCTGGGACTGCCTCGCAGGCCTGCTTATGATCGAAGAGGCCGGCGGCCGGATCGTTCCTCCGAACGCTTCGACCGTTCTCGACGAGGGCACCGTCGTTATCGCCGGTGGCTCGAACGTGTTTGCCGAGATCCAGTCGATGGCGGTGCAGGCTTTTGGCGCCGGCGCGGAGCCAGGCTGAGCCGGGCTCCATCTCGTTCCGCGAGGCTTCAGGCGGAGATAAGCACCGGGCCGCGTTCGGCGAATTTCACGCCCACGTTCTGGCCGGCCCGCAGGGCCGAGTCGACGTCGTCGGAGACGACGAATATCTCGCCGAATTCGGTGCTCACGCGAAATTCGAGGTGGCTGCCGACATAGGTGACTTTCTCCAGCCGGCCCGGGAAGGTCCCTTCCGCACCTGCTGGGGTCAGTTCGATGCGGCCCGCCCGCGCGGCAAGCTTCGCAGGCCCGACCGCGCGGCCGCGCGCCGGCAGGCGCAGCGATATCGGCCCGACCCGGACGACGGCAACGTCGCCGTCGACCGCTTCGATATGGCATTCGAAGATGTTGGCTTCGCCGATGAAGTCCGCCACGAAGGCGTTCGCCGGTGCCTCGTAGAGATCGCGCGGCGTCCCGTCCTGGGCGATCTCGGCATTGTTCATAACGATGATGCGGTCGGAGACGGCGAGCGCCTCCTCCTGGTCGTGGGTGACGTAGACGACCGTGAGGCCTAGCTTTTGCTGTATCTCGCGGATCTCCTCGCGCACGTGCCGGCGCAGCTTGGCGTCGAGGTTGGACAGAGGCTCGTCGAAGAGAAGGACCTGTGGTTCCAGCACCAGCGCGCGCGCCACCGCGACACGTTGCTGCTGGCCGCCGGACAATTGGCTCGGCAGGCGGTCGCCGAAGCTCGACAAGCCGACCAGTTCGAGACCGGCCTGGGCTTTCTCGGTGACGTCCTTCTTGTCGAAACCGGAGAATTTGAGCCCGTACTGCACGTTTTCGCGAACGGTCATGTGCGGGAACAGCGCATAGGACTGAAACACCATCGAGACGTCGCGCTCGGTCGCGGGCAGCCGCGTGACGTCGTTGCCGCCGATGAGGATCTGCCCGCTGGTGGCAAGCTCGAGCCCGGCGATCATGCGCAGGTTTGTCGTCTTGCCGCACCCCGAGGGTCCGAGCAGCGTCACCAGCTTGCCGGCCTCGATGAAGAGCGAGATGTTGTTCA
It encodes:
- a CDS encoding ABC transporter ATP-binding protein, translating into MVEFKSNAASVEFRDVTKVYGRGPAPAVNNISLFIEAGKLVTLLGPSGCGKTTNLRMIAGLELATSGQILIGGNDVTRLPATERDVSMVFQSYALFPHMTVRENVQYGLKFSGFDKKDVTEKAQAGLELVGLSSFGDRLPSQLSGGQQQRVAVARALVLEPQVLLFDEPLSNLDAKLRRHVREEIREIQQKLGLTVVYVTHDQEEALAVSDRIIVMNNAEIAQDGTPRDLYEAPANAFVADFIGEANIFECHIEAVDGDVAVVRVGPISLRLPARGRAVGPAKLAARAGRIELTPAGAEGTFPGRLEKVTYVGSHLEFRVSTEFGEIFVVSDDVDSALRAGQNVGVKFAERGPVLISA
- a CDS encoding NAD(P)/FAD-dependent oxidoreductase; translated protein: MDQDNQAAKGSGACRVDVIVVGAGFGGMYATYRFREMGKTVVGIEAGGDVGGVWYWNRYPGARCDLMSVDYSYGFSEEIEQEWTWSEQFAGQPEILAYANFVADRLDLRRHYHFNTRVTSAIWDEARKVWRATTDRGDTLEAPYCIMTTGPLSVPKDPDIPGIERFKGRLLRAQKWPQEKVDFAGKRVGVIGTGSTGIQIIQTLGREAGELFVFQRTPSFTLPMRNHTLEADYIAEMKRHYRAMREAMRNNPTGGARPATTRPYFSLPPSQRREVMEQAWINGGHTFLGSFSDLLVNQEANDQVADFVREKIGEIVADPKTAEALKPRGYPIFARRPCLDTEYYETYNRPNVHLVDVTADPIVEITEKGIRTESGEIELDMLIFATGYDALTGALLAFDVVGRNGRTLKDKWKDGPRSYLGFMLEGFPNLFAPSGPNGPAALANLITIAEHDVDWIADMISYMDANGLAAVEPKAQAEEAWMKLVLALAEKSLIRKANTWWVGANVKGKPQGLTMFIGGFQKYRELCAAAAQDRAANFVFDREAETAAA
- a CDS encoding inositol monophosphatase family protein, with translation MSADNLRREEFAVDLARRAGELGMTYFRDRDSLTIESKGHQDLVSEADRNVETFVRKAILEAYPEDGIVGEEHAPTKGGSGFDWVIDPIDGTANFVRGIPAWTVVIAGVRHGTCDVAVIHEPCTGETFHARRGGGAFLNGRAMRASSTSSLGEGSVGTGFSNRREARNIVPFIESLVARGGVFYRNASGALMLAYVASGRLLGYVEEHMNAWDCLAGLLMIEEAGGRIVPPNASTVLDEGTVVIAGGSNVFAEIQSMAVQAFGAGAEPG
- a CDS encoding NADH:flavin oxidoreductase/NADH oxidase — translated: MSMLFAEGRIGGVTLANRIVVSPMCQYSAVDGGAKTWHLVHLGSMMLSGAGLVIVEATAVEPVGLGTHGDLGLWSDAQEQSLASLVRDLRKLSPAKLGIQLGHCGRKAATRTIPERWRGEPLPAEEGAWQPVAPSAIAYDEGWQVPDALDEAGILRIVQAFADSARRALRAGFDLLEIHGAHGYLIHSFLSPITNRRTDRWGGSATNRARFAVEIVRAVRAVWPRERALGFRFNSTDWTPEGSTLDEAVALARLLEAEGLDYAVMSSGNIRPGIAIPPATPGHQVPFARAVKEATGLATMAVGMILHARQAEEVVHSGAADFVALARPMLDNPRWGLHAAAELGADVPYPPQYLRARPNNWLGFALMHPQANPPRSTLQLDRPKSVSAWDRPAEVGRAG
- a CDS encoding 3-hydroxyacyl-CoA dehydrogenase — encoded protein: MKVAIVGSGFIGRAWAISFARAGHQVVMWDEVPAASEGARDYIAGVLGDLQANDLLRGQTPDQVLARISTATDLAETLDGAGHVQENTPEKLDVKRAVFARIDGLADTEAVVASSSSALLPSSFTEHLAGRHRCLVVHPLNPPYLIPAAEVVPAPWTSAETVERTRALLVEAGHAPLVMKRELDGFIMNRLQGALLEEAFRLVADGYAGIEDVDIGIRDGLALRWSFMGPFETIDLNAPGGVRDYVERYQGIYENLFGQMQRRVDWAGPVLETIEAARRERVPEALLGERQVWRDRRLMALAAHKRRADEDIGT